One Ranitomeya imitator isolate aRanImi1 chromosome 4, aRanImi1.pri, whole genome shotgun sequence genomic window, caggacgcattacagttagcactgggcagcccgccacagggcATTACTTATAGGCTATGATCTAGATGCTGAGCAGtattctctgtgtgaacactgctgcagattatttgtttgcactggtgtgccaaacggccaatctctgattgtaggctggctgtttcattggtattaccgcacctgtgcagtcaccatctttacttgggcccactgcaccatgatagAGCATTTGATTCAAGGAATGGAGGTCTTTTCCTCTTTTCCCTTCTTTTGtggccatcactatttgtagaggaCCATCTGGCAGCCCTTAATTTTGTAAGACATCCATAAGGCGGCCCTCACTCtaattttagagggccagcagccagccctcactaagcatttttggaggaccaacagccggctatgctttgcatAGCCGTATATTGCGACTTCAATATAATTTATCCAtttgaggtgggcaaattttctttttcgtattaatactgtaaagtttgaaacCTGGTGGGCCAGCAGGTGGCCCTCACACTATATAGAGGGAGAACAGGCAGCCCCcactatttttagagggccagcagtcATCTTGTggcctgatgagaccaagatagagctttttggtaaaacacatcattgtcctgtttactgtaaatggaaagAGATCTATAAATTAAAGAACACAGTAATTACagtaaatatggtggaggttcaaagatattttgtagTTTTTCTGCTGTCTCTGTCATGAAGAACATCTAACCCTTGGCTTGGCAAGTTCACCAACgttggtgctctggggaacagttgccaGCATTGTGTCTGTAGCCAcctcactgcctcttcctgcctgttgtgatgCTGTgaatccctccccctgtgtgctgctgtcctaacTCTGCATGTTAGagtggttgggtcagtgactttatcatccaccacttcgtcttccacttccacaccttggtcctcctcctgacttgctgacataacaacatcacttgttggcaattgtgtctcatcaccatccacctcttgtgacagtaATTTcattttcccaccatcaccttcttgtgagtgtggctgctcaaatatttgggcatcgctacatgcaatctcctcatgtCCTGCTTGAAGCAGGCAAAGTGAGAAGACAGAATCTATAAATGGACATGTGAACGGCTCTTTGGAGTGTTGGATCACTTGTctcgggcactcagcatggtggaagCTAGGAGAATCAGGGTAAGGATTATCTGGTCCAAAATCACAGCTACTGAGACTGAACTGTGTGAAAGACaaggtggtgctggcaaagtgactggaagcattatctgctatacaccttttcacactggtctggcttcaagagtggtgttctgtgccccctacaaagtgggacaggaagctagatcaacatgatgtgtgtgtttgttgtgatctcggcaggcacagtttcaccttggcGATGGAATCGGTCTCTGCGCTCATCATTAGCACCATCCTGTCACTTACaatgcgccttgcccattttatttTAAATTACATATTATATTTCCCTGTTGAGGAATCTTTGCAGATTTAGTATCGCAGGAAAATGTGCCAACCTCAGATGGACTTCCtatactgcagtatcaatatagtgaTGCTATTTGTAGTCAAACAAGTTTTGATGCACAGCTGGCACAGTATAAATGACGTATAATATTTCACTGATGAAAAAACTTTGCAGTATTACTAGTGCAGGAAAAATTGCCCACCCCAGATGGACTGGTTATACTGCAGGAGCAATATAATGATGGTATTGAGAttcaaccaagtctggctgtatgcttttgacacACAGCTGCCGCAGcaaaaatggtgtataatatttccctgctcagaacaatttgcaggattaagagcaaaaataatattattagccctgagaagggGTTTTGGTCTGAGTTGCAAGCTGCAGCATAAAGGACGTACAATTCACCCTGTCCTGTGCTACATGATCCTTTaagcacaatctctccctaagtactgctaacagcagtattattatttattataattagCCTGAGAAGAGCTTTTGTTGTACTTCACAGAGATATAAATGTGGATGAATCCCTGCTAATACGCAACTACAAATCTGTCCCTCTCTCACCAGCACCTTTCCCTACGCTGCCTGTGTCTGCGGTACAGTGTAGAGAGCATGGCGTCATGGGTCTTATATAACGCTATGTGaactgccaatcacagtaatgccacaaccaacatggttaCGACATTACAGTGACTGATGACTTTTTGTTTCTAGGCTCAGCCAAATCGCCGATCTGTTCTCAAGTTTTGGAGCGTTTTAAGTCGGTCGTGTCTTTTTACGGGGTCCCTCTGTCATCTGAGAAAATGGTTGGTCCGGTTTCTGAAATTGCTTTCCTGGGTATAGTTATTGACTTGCAGGCTATGGAATTTAGGTTACCCCGCGAAAAAATCTACGAATTACTCTTGTTAATTGAAGACTGTTTTTCAGTTGGTAAAGTGTCCCTAGTCCAGATGCAGTCCCTTCTAACTTTTTTAAACTTCGCTTGTAGTGTAATCCAATGGTAAGAATTTTTTTGAGTAGACTGACTCTCGCGACGAAGGGTGTCAAGCGCTCCCATCATAAGATCAGGATTGTTTCTCAGCTGCAGGAGGTGTTCGTCTCAGCGCATGCATCGTGGGACAGCCATAAGTGTAATGGGCAGCTCGGAGGGCGGATTCTCGTCCAGGGGGACATTTGCTTTTTTTTGGGATCTGGACGTCAATTGGCATGGTATCAGGGGACTTACTTGGTCACAGGTTCTGCCGGAGGTTGTCCGTATTGCGTGTGTGGTGTCTTCTACGGTGGTGGTTGACATACATGCCAGGGGCAATGACTTGGCTTCAAACCATCTCACCAAATTAATGACCCTCATACACGTTCCAGAGTTTCTTCTCAGAGTTGCTCATGGTGTAGTCAGAGGTTGTCCCCAGGCTGGTATGGCGCGGTGCCAGGGAAGGCACTGCTATGGAGAGATCGAGGCGCACACTGAACCAACGTATATCTCGGTTCATGAGGCTCAAGAACGGCATAGTGGTTAGACATCACCAGCTTGAAGATAACGCTGGGTTTCTACTCCCTGATGGTGTACATCTTAATGATGCTGGTATGGACATTTTTCTGTCTGGTCTTTGAGATGGCGTGGCCCAAGCTCTCCAGTCTTTTGGGGGGATCGTAGCTCGGTGTCTTCGCGCTACTCCATGGTGGAATGGATGGagactttggtcttgatgaaacCTGCACCGGAAGGCAGATAGTCTCCCTACACCCTGTTGGTAGGCAAATTATTGCCTGGTTTGAGCTGCAACCATAAAACTTATGCCACATTAAAAGATGAGAGTCCTTGTTTACATCTCTCCACAATAAAGCTGTTTCTGTTTGACTAAATGGTGTTGCCTCACTTCATGGGTGTCTAGGGGGTTGGGTCGCGGCAGTCATCTCTTAAGCCTGTCCCGCTTCCCATGCGCTCTTCAGTTTTGGCTGCAGGTAAATCTCTTGGCTATGATGTAAGTGAACACTTGACCTGGCTCAGTAGCAGAATTGTTAGTGCTCTTAGCACTGAACTTCCTCATAAGACACCTGGAAAAAACAACAGACATTTAGTTCTTACATTGACGACTCATTGACATTTCTTCTTAGTGAAGTGTCGATTGTCATAAAGATTCCATTGTCAAAACTGGAGAGAAGGTCCTATAAAGAAGAGGTGATTATTGAGTAGACCATTGCCAAAAAGATCTTATCGCTGTTAGAACACAATGACCAGGATCAGACATAATAGGAGATTATTCTCTAATCTTCTACTCACCTATTCTTGGTTGCATAACTTTGTGCAGGCTTCCAAAATGCCCCTGGACGTGGCATCAGCACAAGGGCTATACTTGAGGAGCTTCATgaaatgtacaggtgcttctcacaaaattaggatatcatccaaaagttaatttatttcagttcttcaatacaaaaagtgaatctcatatattatataaaatcattacacacagagtgatctatttcatgtgttaatttctgttaatgttgatgattatggcttgcagccaatgaaaactcaaaagtctcagtaaattagagtaattatcaaaaagcacctgcaaaggcttcctaagcatttataaaggtcccttagtctgtttcagtagctccacaatcatggggaagactgctgagttgacagatgtctagaaggtggtcattgacacactccacaaggaggggaagccacaaaaggttattgcgaaagaagctagctgttcacagagtgaacagcagattaatggaaagttgtgtggaaggaaaaagtgtggtagaaaaaagggataactgggataaccgcagccttttaaggattgttaagaaaaggccactcaaaaatttgggggagagtcacaaggagtggactgctgctggagtcattgcttcaagagccaccacacacagacgtctccaggacatgggctacaagtatcgcattccttgtgtcagccactcatgaccaatagacaacgccagaagcatcttacctgggtcaaagagaaaaagaactggactgttgtcagtggtccaaggtgtttccagatgaaagtaaattttgcatttcatttggaaatcaaggtcccagagtctggaggaagagtggagaggccacaatccaagctgctggaggtctagtgtgaagtctccacaatcagtgatggtttggggagccatgtcatctgctgatgtagatccactgggttttatcaagaccaaagccagcacagccgtctaccaagaaattttagaacacttcatgcttccctgtgATGACAAGCTtcatggagatggaaatgtcattttccagcaggacttggctcctgaccacactgccaaaagtaccaatacctggcttacAAACaacgtatcactgtgcttgattggcagcaaactcgtctggccttaaccccatggagaatctatggggtattgtcaagaggaagatgagacaccagacccaacaatgcagacaagctgaaggttgctatcaaagcaacctgggcttccataacacctcagcagtgccacagactgattgcctccatgccacgccgcattgatgcagtaaatgttctcaatacttggtcggggctccttttgcatcatttattgaacatacatttcagtaggccaacatttcggatgtcaATGTAAAGTAAACAGCTTGTAAGAGATCATACATCTGGGAGGCTGGGGAGCCATTTTTCTGGACCCCCCAAAAACAAACATGTTTTTTACGCTCTCGACCACTGTATGCACTAACTATACCAGCGCTTGTGTATACAGATTAGCATGCACTGTCAGTGCTTTTTCCTCCAGACGCTGCAATCTTGTGATTATTGGATGTAGGGAGAGAATAAGAGCTACTGGGTCCAATTCAGGTGGCTGAATTTCCTCTGTAACTGGCCTTAATATACCAGCTCCAGTTACAGTGaaatcataaaaaaataataaatttaatacatacaATATGTTAAAATGCCCCCAAGGGTTTTTTAAGAATTTTATGGGGGCATAGTGTGTgcaatcaatgaaaaaataaataaaaaaaaaagaaaataataaaacttAAAAAAACAACTGATATTGCTAGTCTGAATTGTTGTTTCTATATACAGCAATAAAAATGAAAGAAAGAAGTGTCTGCAGAAGCTCCAAAAAGTTAAAAATCAGTAAAAATTGTACAATAAGTAGTCATCATCTGTCACAATCCATCACCACCCACCACCATGCATTATCACCTAACTTTCATCCACAAACCCCTCCATCACCATTCATCTACCATCCTTCATTACTATCCACCCCAAATCACCACCTTCGTCATGACCActacccaccaccccatcatcatCTTCATCGCTGATTACCACCAGGCACTATGACTATGAATATCACTCATTACTGTCCTCCATAAATCAACACCATCACCATCATGCTTCTACCATCTCTTGTTACCATCTACCACAAATCACCATCAACATCATGATCCCTACCCAGAATCCACCATCATCTACCTTCACCCATCACAACCCAATACCATGTACTACTGTTGCTTAACATAAGTCATTACCACCATCCTCACATTTACACATCACAACCTACCTCCACATCATCTACTGTGACCTATAACTACCCACGACAAATCTCCGTCACCTCCGTAATCCCTTTCCATCCACCACAAATATTCCACCACCATTATCTACCATTACTCTTCATCACCCACCTTCACCCATCAATGTGCACCACCGACAAGCAACATCTCCCATGATTACCACCTATTACCATTACATACCCCATGAAGATTTGAAAAATATAATTCAATGCTTAAAATGGTGATTCTAAAATTCAACGATATCATTTTTTGAGTGATTTCATGTTACGTTAATAGACTTTTTTAATTACCACGACACTCAAATTTGACATCAGTTAGACTGAGGTCATCTTTCCAAAATCCTTGATTTGGCTGCACTCTGGTTTGGATTCCATTTATTCCTTGCCCACAATCAGAGCTCCATGGTCCATATGATCCCCAGTTCTTTCCATTTCCCTCTTTTATGGAACCATCGGAGCATGTGAACTTGATGTTGTTGGCAGCTGTGCTATCCCGTGAAACTTTAGACTCAACTCTCAGGCTGAAGTTTGAGAAATATTCTGAGTTGCACCAATAAACAGGTCCCCAAGAGCCAAATCTGTGGAGAGAAGAAAAAATACAAGTCCATAATGTGTTGTTACAAGTAGATGCCCACTGATCTCATGGACAGCTATCATGGCTAAAGTTGGGTTTTACTATGGAGTTATTATAGGTTTACCCTCAACTGCCCCTTTGCCGTATCTAATGATCTGCCATAGTTGTAAAAATAGGGGTGCAAAGCTACTGGTTAGACCAGGCTGTGGTACCTAAGATCACTCAAATGTCCCTGTGCAAGACTGAGGAAGGCACAAGCATTACCAATGACCCACAAATGATGGGGACTTGATATAAATTGTGCATACGGCCAAAAAATATCAATCGTTGCCTGAAGCAGGATCTGTAAAATTAATGGATTCCAGAGTTCTTGCTAAGCCAGATCTTTAAAAAATGTGTGCGTTGTCGAATTACAGATCTGCTCCTTAGAGGTTTTCTTCTATATACACAGCTAGACAGTACTTGAATGACTCTCCAAACAGACAACGGACTGGTGCGTGGAGTTATCCATGTGTATGATGGTCCTGCCGGGACATAGTCACACACTTGGCTGTTTTTATAGCCACCATTTATTTAAAAGATTGGTGAATTCCGGTTTGTAAGCTCATTGGGATCACGATAGTGGACAGAGACTATATTAGGGGTTTTTAAAAGAGATATGTTAGCGACCAAATGCTAAATATTCTGGTTCTTACCCTCCTACAGTGGAGCGAATGATCTTCACCACTTTCTTCGATGAAGTTTTTGTGCACAGTAGAGAGATTCCATTCAGAGCCGTATCATCAACCAGACGTCCTTGTCCATGCTCCACCTAAGATAAAATCCATATCCTCAACTGCATGAATATAAAGTGCATGACCTCTGAAGTCCACCCAACCTTCATAATGCCTTTCTATACATTCATcctagtatctattatctatctatccatctattatctattatccaacatcactgaaggagagcttacttacctcctttccaaatcacacctcaccacctatgcacttgaccccatctcttcccacctgctccccaacctcactaacatgctcattccagccctaacccacctcttcaacctatcactgtcttctggtaccttcccctctgccttcaaacatgccactcacacccatcctcaaaaaaactaaccttgacccaactgctatgcccagctatcgccccttaTCACTgcacccgtttgcttcaaaacttcttgagcagcatgtccatactCAACTTTCCTGCCACCTCTCAGCTAACTctttccttgacaacctccaatctggcttctgcgcccaccactccactgaaactgccctgaccaaaattactaatgacttactcacagacaaagctgacagttctccatcctcctccttctcgacctgtcgtctgctttcgacacagtctaccactgcctactgctatagATTCTTTCTTCGcttggcatcaaaggcctagcCCTGTCCtatattgcctcatacctttccgacagcacatttagtgtttcccactcccacactacctcctcatcccgctctctatctgttggagtcccttaAGGCCCCTACTTTTttgcatctatacccttggcctaggacaactcataaagtcccatggcttccacctgtatgcggatgacactcagatctacctctctggcccaggtgTCACCTCTatactgtccagaatcccggagtgtctgtcagccatatcttccttcttcacctctcgcttcctaaaactcaatgtagacaaaaccgaattcatcatctttccccatctcgcgtatcccccttacctgatctattatggtaaacggcatcacgctctctcccgaacctgaaatccgctgcctcgtggtaactctcaactctgccctgtccttcaaaccgcacatccaaactcttgccacctcctg contains:
- the LOC138674374 gene encoding vitelline membrane outer layer protein 1 homolog — protein: MLPVLLLLMTLQNFVAAQPVITVPNGETQGDWGPMEVCDEGTTAQGFQLKVEHGQGRLVDDTALNGISLLCTKTSSKKVVKIIRSTVGGFGSWGPVYWCNSEYFSNFSLRVESKVSRDSTAANNIKFTCSDGSIKEGNGKNWGSYGPWSSDCGQGINGIQTRVQPNQGFWKDDLSLTDVKFECRGN